One genomic window of Anaerolineales bacterium includes the following:
- a CDS encoding YIP1 family protein: METPNAENKPSMSLPRFLLALIIRPKAAFTQLDQTGKPHFLWPALVMLAVVWLAPIVTLPITQREAVEGYDSIMEQTSSQFTEEQRAVLEQQREFSTNPVFLVAATGILETISWPILWLSAAGLLYLLSLAFGGQARFGSIFSMTVWASAAAILSKIFLVIGTLARGATGQPGLSYLLKADVLSEITPLTAGLAPILSRITLFEIWYLILIFVGVLVCAKVTRVKSLIITILYWILSLIPPVAMASASVALSQSFMG, from the coding sequence ATGGAAACCCCGAATGCGGAAAATAAACCAAGCATGAGCCTTCCCCGTTTTCTGCTTGCGCTGATCATCCGTCCCAAAGCGGCGTTTACCCAGCTGGACCAGACCGGAAAACCGCATTTCCTGTGGCCGGCCCTCGTCATGCTGGCCGTTGTCTGGCTGGCTCCGATCGTCACCTTGCCGATCACCCAGCGCGAGGCGGTCGAGGGCTACGATTCCATTATGGAACAAACCAGTTCGCAATTCACCGAGGAACAGCGCGCGGTTCTGGAGCAACAACGGGAGTTTTCCACCAATCCCGTCTTCCTGGTGGCCGCCACGGGCATCCTGGAGACGATATCGTGGCCGATCCTGTGGCTTTCGGCGGCCGGTTTGCTGTATCTGCTCAGCTTGGCGTTCGGCGGACAAGCCCGCTTTGGTTCGATCTTCTCGATGACCGTCTGGGCCTCCGCCGCGGCGATCCTCTCCAAGATCTTCCTGGTGATCGGCACGCTGGCGAGGGGCGCCACCGGGCAGCCGGGATTGTCGTACCTTTTAAAGGCGGACGTCCTTTCCGAGATCACCCCGCTCACCGCCGGGCTGGCGCCGATCCTGAGCAGGATCACGCTTTTCGAAATATGGTATCTGATCCTCATCTTCGTCGGCGTCCTCGTCTGCGCCAAGGTGACGCGGGTTAAAAGCCTGATTATCACCATCCTGTATTGGATTCTCTCGCTCATTCCGCCGGTCGCCATGGCATCCGCCAGCGTCGCACTCAGCCAATCCTTCATGGGATGA
- a CDS encoding ABC transporter ATP-binding protein gives MNPQVFLRAEQLRKKFHLGRKALEVLRGVDLSIRRGEFVAVMGPSGSGKSTLLNVLGGLDRPTSGTIWVEGREITSLDQDALCRYRRDRVGFIFQSFQLLATMTALDNVAFPMVFAGVPHRERAARAERLLAEVGLADRRHHKPSELSGGEQQRVAIARALANSPDLLLADEPTGNLDSATGHEVMEMLTRLHRDGRTLVVVTHDERIARHAQRVLRMLDGRWINHNAEKNL, from the coding sequence ATGAATCCGCAGGTCTTTCTGCGCGCCGAACAACTGCGCAAGAAATTCCACCTGGGGCGGAAGGCGCTCGAGGTCCTGCGCGGGGTGGATCTTTCAATCCGGCGCGGGGAGTTCGTGGCGGTGATGGGCCCCTCCGGTTCGGGAAAATCCACCCTGCTCAACGTCCTCGGCGGATTGGACCGCCCCACCTCGGGGACGATCTGGGTCGAGGGGCGGGAGATCACCTCCCTCGATCAGGACGCCCTGTGCCGCTACCGCCGCGACCGGGTGGGCTTCATCTTCCAATCCTTCCAATTGCTGGCGACGATGACCGCGCTCGACAACGTCGCCTTCCCGATGGTGTTTGCGGGCGTGCCGCACCGCGAGCGGGCGGCGCGGGCGGAGCGGCTGCTGGCGGAGGTGGGCCTGGCGGACCGCCGGCACCACAAGCCCAGCGAGCTTTCCGGCGGCGAACAACAGCGGGTGGCCATCGCCCGCGCGCTCGCCAATTCACCCGATCTGCTGCTGGCCGACGAACCAACCGGCAATTTGGATTCGGCCACCGGGCACGAAGTTATGGAGATGCTAACGCGCCTGCACCGTGACGGCCGCACGCTGGTGGTCGTCACCCACGATGAACGAATCGCCCGGCACGCCCAGCGGGTCCTGCGCATGCTCGACGGGCGCTGGATCAACCACAACGCGGAGAAGAATTTATGA
- a CDS encoding YhfC family intramembrane metalloprotease, with the protein MLTVLYAIAVGLMILVPVVFAAILRRIRRTPWLLFGVGSLTFLLSQVVHLPLNDWLARAGLLPGGGAADPPILQTALIAGLTAGLCEELMRAAGYAVIRRARPAWMRLPDAAMLGLGHGGIESMIFGGVLTAATVSTLLPLIGTDLTSLGLAPVQRTALQAQLDYLAGQPWHSAVPLLERIIAVSAHLVFSLLVWKAFTGAGLRRKGYYIPLAVLYHAAVDFAAVYGIQRLADRPLLFELVFVAMLVPGYLWAARQIRRYRREESSASPSTPERMRSGLRGEALVFLTAFGKELTQLWRTKRFLVTGAVFLVFGMGSPLIAKLVPEMLKSIPEMQQFAAMIPEPTAADGMSQYLKNLTQFGFLLAVLLGMGAVVGEKERGVAPMVLAKPMPRWAFLAAKFAAQAVMYAACFLLSGAGAYYYTLVLFGPLEAAPFFLANGLLLIWLLTFAALALLGSTLAKSTAAAGAIGFGLSVALMLAGSIPRYGTLFPGGLLSWAEQTARTAAGAVPPAAANGGALASAGALILLCLILSVGAFEQQEL; encoded by the coding sequence TTCGGCGTCGGAAGCCTGACCTTCTTACTCTCGCAGGTCGTCCATCTGCCGCTGAACGATTGGTTGGCGCGCGCCGGCCTGCTACCCGGCGGCGGCGCCGCCGATCCGCCGATCCTGCAGACGGCGCTGATCGCCGGCCTGACCGCCGGGTTGTGCGAGGAACTGATGCGCGCCGCCGGATACGCCGTGATCCGCCGGGCGCGCCCCGCATGGATGCGCCTGCCGGATGCGGCGATGCTCGGGCTGGGTCACGGCGGGATCGAATCGATGATCTTCGGCGGAGTGCTCACAGCCGCCACCGTCAGTACGCTCCTGCCGTTGATCGGCACGGACCTGACATCCCTGGGACTCGCGCCGGTCCAGCGGACGGCGCTCCAGGCGCAGCTCGACTACCTCGCCGGCCAACCGTGGCACAGCGCCGTCCCGCTGCTGGAACGGATCATCGCCGTCTCCGCGCATCTGGTGTTTTCGTTATTGGTCTGGAAAGCCTTCACCGGAGCGGGTTTGCGCCGCAAGGGATACTACATCCCCCTGGCCGTGCTGTACCACGCAGCGGTGGACTTCGCCGCGGTCTACGGCATCCAGCGTCTTGCCGATCGGCCGTTGTTGTTCGAGCTGGTTTTTGTGGCGATGCTCGTTCCGGGATACCTGTGGGCGGCGCGGCAGATCCGCCGTTACCGGCGGGAGGAATCGTCCGCATCCCCGTCGACTCCGGAAAGAATGCGCAGCGGACTGCGCGGCGAGGCATTGGTCTTCCTTACCGCGTTCGGGAAGGAACTCACCCAGTTGTGGCGGACCAAGCGCTTCCTGGTCACCGGGGCGGTATTCCTCGTGTTCGGGATGGGATCGCCGTTGATCGCCAAACTGGTTCCCGAGATGCTCAAATCGATCCCCGAGATGCAGCAGTTCGCCGCGATGATCCCCGAACCGACCGCGGCCGACGGCATGAGTCAGTACCTGAAGAACCTGACCCAATTCGGATTCCTGCTCGCCGTCCTGTTGGGAATGGGGGCGGTCGTCGGCGAGAAGGAGCGCGGGGTGGCGCCGATGGTCCTGGCCAAGCCGATGCCGCGCTGGGCGTTTCTGGCCGCCAAGTTCGCCGCCCAGGCCGTGATGTACGCCGCCTGCTTCCTGCTCTCGGGCGCCGGAGCCTACTACTACACGCTGGTGTTGTTCGGGCCGCTGGAGGCGGCGCCCTTTTTCCTGGCCAACGGACTGCTTCTGATTTGGCTCCTGACCTTCGCGGCACTGGCACTGTTGGGCAGCACGCTTGCCAAATCGACCGCCGCCGCCGGCGCGATCGGTTTCGGGCTGTCCGTGGCGCTGATGCTGGCGGGCTCGATACCCCGTTACGGAACGCTGTTCCCGGGCGGGCTGTTGAGCTGGGCCGAGCAGACCGCGCGGACAGCCGCCGGCGCCGTGCCGCCCGCCGCCGCGAACGGCGGCGCGCTCGCCTCCGCCGGAGCGCTGATCCTGCTTTGCCTAATCCTCTCGGTGGGGGCCTTCGAGCAACAGGAATTGTGA